The following coding sequences are from one bacterium SCSIO 12741 window:
- the gshB gene encoding glutathione synthase — translation MNICFIMYPWEQADDRDSTVKMVHEAALRKHTVAITTPGALTIRNSVTSAFCQVVIKADKVASKTSAFFKKVRFRDQLLPLAGFDIIFMRANPPIDNIALNFLDSVRNDVFIVNDIQGLREANNKLYTAAFDDPNNEIIPVTHVSKNKTYLKKVIQESKSERMIMKPLNGMGGSGVIVIEKNATQNINSLLDFYIAGKDGEKSYVIIQEFVEGAEQGDVRVLMLNGKPMGAFRRVPAKDDIRSNLSAGGRMEKHHLTRQEKKVCEIIGPKLVADGLYFVGLDIINGKLIEVNVCSPGGVVAISNLNRTNIAAKILDFAEGVVVNKEEALKRKAMFRQTVDNA, via the coding sequence ATGAACATCTGCTTTATCATGTATCCCTGGGAACAGGCTGATGACAGAGACTCGACTGTAAAAATGGTTCATGAAGCTGCCTTGCGTAAGCACACGGTGGCCATTACCACTCCCGGAGCTCTAACTATTCGTAATTCGGTAACGTCGGCTTTTTGCCAGGTCGTTATCAAGGCGGATAAGGTGGCCAGTAAAACTTCAGCCTTTTTTAAGAAGGTGAGGTTTAGGGATCAATTGTTACCCCTTGCTGGATTCGATATCATCTTTATGCGTGCCAATCCTCCGATTGACAACATAGCACTTAATTTCCTGGATTCGGTTAGAAATGATGTGTTCATTGTGAACGATATTCAAGGGCTGAGAGAGGCCAATAACAAATTGTATACGGCTGCCTTTGATGATCCAAACAACGAGATCATTCCGGTTACTCATGTATCCAAAAACAAAACGTACCTCAAGAAGGTGATTCAGGAGTCCAAATCAGAACGGATGATCATGAAGCCGCTCAATGGTATGGGAGGAAGTGGAGTAATTGTTATTGAAAAGAATGCGACACAGAATATCAATTCCCTACTGGACTTCTACATCGCTGGTAAGGATGGCGAGAAGAGTTATGTAATTATCCAGGAATTTGTAGAAGGGGCCGAGCAAGGTGACGTGCGTGTTCTTATGCTCAATGGAAAGCCCATGGGAGCTTTTCGCCGTGTTCCCGCAAAAGATGATATCCGCTCCAATTTGTCGGCGGGTGGCCGTATGGAAAAACACCATTTGACCAGGCAAGAGAAAAAGGTTTGTGAGATTATCGGTCCTAAGCTGGTAGCCGATGGATTGTATTTTGTAGGTCTTGATATTATCAATGGAAAACTGATCGAAGTAAATGTGTGCAGTCCTGGCGGTGTAGTAGCCATCAGTAACTTGAATCGCACTAATATTGCAGCCAAAATTTTGGACTTTGCTGAAGGGGTTGTTGTGAACAAGGAAGAAGCCCTAAAACGCAAAGCCATGTTCAGGCAAACGGTAGACAATGCTTAG
- a CDS encoding T9SS type A sorting domain-containing protein, translating into MAGYFAKTNNESSIWVSHVSTPADPDDPFLSVQETAKKQTALVFPNPVDHQFKARIELDRPEVLQFSIYDAQGKLVRHLLKQQAKTGVSEFSFFTFDLDPGVYILRIEGDLGTQMSHQVMKR; encoded by the coding sequence TTGGCAGGCTATTTTGCTAAAACCAATAACGAAAGTTCAATCTGGGTATCGCATGTAAGCACGCCGGCTGACCCGGATGATCCCTTCCTTTCGGTACAAGAAACAGCTAAGAAACAAACAGCATTGGTTTTCCCTAATCCGGTTGATCACCAGTTTAAAGCCCGCATCGAATTAGATCGTCCTGAGGTTCTACAGTTCTCGATTTACGATGCGCAGGGCAAATTGGTTCGTCATCTATTAAAGCAACAGGCCAAAACAGGCGTTAGTGAGTTTTCCTTCTTCACCTTTGATTTGGATCCAGGAGTATACATCCTACGCATAGAAGGCGATTTGGGCACTCAAATGAGTCATCAGGTAATGAAGCGATAG
- a CDS encoding cupin domain-containing protein — protein sequence MAVEKVVVSEKLGLFSDHWNPRIVAELNGQLVKLAKLKGEFIWHKHDAEDELFYVISGQLKIELRDKTLVLNPGEMVVIPRGVEHKPVADEEVSVMLFEPKETLNTGDTESELTQKELDRI from the coding sequence ATGGCTGTAGAAAAGGTTGTTGTATCTGAAAAATTAGGCCTTTTCTCCGACCATTGGAATCCGAGAATTGTCGCAGAGCTCAACGGTCAATTGGTAAAGTTGGCCAAGTTGAAAGGAGAGTTCATTTGGCATAAACACGATGCTGAAGATGAATTGTTCTACGTGATCAGTGGCCAGTTAAAAATCGAATTGAGGGATAAGACCTTGGTTTTAAATCCTGGTGAAATGGTTGTAATTCCCAGAGGAGTGGAGCACAAGCCGGTGGCCGATGAAGAAGTTTCGGTCATGCTGTTTGAACCTAAGGAAACATTGAACACCGGGGATACTGAAAGTGAATTAACCCAAAAGGAATTGGATCGCATTTAG
- a CDS encoding LTA synthase family protein, with protein MIRRLEAYATEYLRVILITLLLLVLLRVVEYLAWTVHFQMDIGLDVLFSRSINFDVLHTIWISLWCLPGFLLLSFLQASWAKALLRTGALLYFFAILVDTIYFLISQTLLTGSVLEFQLQEIFKIVLAEFSLNRLPETLGLLLFLGLAIGLYFFPKGSLPLTLKRVGFALYAVALIVTWGNRSHQFKELKYFDSTLKFQLGNSKWVYFFKSLKDSTEDPDQFSAFELSKRIPAWQSKNPNFHYVDQQFPLIHQGSTQNVLAPFFPKGDKPPNIVLVITESLSASFVGDSTQVGNLMPFTDSLLHESLYWPNFLSNAERSYGALPSLLASSPAGIGERGFVNMKVELDSGQRYPNQLSLISLLKDNGYHTHFYYGGWIDFDNIGVYLRHLGIDEYSSDVDFDPEVYLKNDGSRNKMVWGYNDKDVFRFSLLEMDQSARPKPYLNIYQTLSIHSPFNLVEEHYYDQEFQQKRIDQLPNIDRERVSKIPNAPLASILFADDALRQFMQAYQHRPDFEETIFIITGDHAIDLGLDQGPFKNYRIPLMIYSPNLKRTGHFPGLHSHLDVLPSLQALLQENYGLSFPGNQPWMGNGLDTVPTFQSNQIIPLNIQAMELPNFVYRNQVVWGNEVYRIQSNLSLIPEPDAVPREEAMKAFEDYRYINQYVCRSDKIWPAPVKQLEF; from the coding sequence ATGATTCGCCGCCTGGAAGCCTACGCCACCGAATATTTGAGGGTAATCTTAATCACCCTACTGCTGCTCGTATTGCTTCGCGTGGTCGAATACCTGGCTTGGACTGTTCACTTCCAGATGGATATTGGCTTAGATGTGTTGTTTTCCCGAAGTATCAATTTTGATGTGCTGCACACCATTTGGATCTCTTTGTGGTGCCTTCCCGGTTTCCTTCTGCTCTCTTTCCTCCAAGCAAGCTGGGCAAAGGCCTTACTAAGAACCGGTGCTCTACTCTATTTTTTCGCGATTTTGGTAGACACGATCTATTTTCTGATTTCTCAAACGCTGCTAACTGGAAGCGTATTGGAGTTTCAACTACAGGAGATCTTCAAAATTGTTTTGGCCGAATTCTCCCTAAACCGCCTTCCGGAAACACTCGGGTTACTTCTTTTTTTAGGGTTGGCAATTGGGTTATATTTCTTCCCCAAAGGCTCTCTCCCACTAACCCTTAAACGGGTCGGATTTGCCCTTTATGCCGTAGCGCTCATTGTAACCTGGGGAAATCGCAGTCATCAGTTTAAGGAATTGAAGTACTTCGATTCCACCTTGAAGTTTCAGTTAGGTAATTCCAAATGGGTCTACTTTTTTAAGAGTCTTAAAGATTCCACAGAAGATCCGGATCAGTTTTCGGCATTCGAACTGAGCAAGCGCATTCCGGCCTGGCAATCCAAAAATCCCAATTTCCATTATGTGGATCAGCAGTTTCCATTGATTCACCAAGGTTCAACCCAAAATGTATTGGCCCCTTTCTTTCCGAAGGGCGATAAACCGCCAAATATTGTTCTGGTCATTACGGAAAGTCTCTCCGCTTCATTTGTTGGAGACTCCACCCAAGTGGGTAACTTGATGCCTTTTACCGATAGCCTGTTGCACGAAAGTTTATACTGGCCCAATTTTCTGTCCAATGCAGAACGGTCTTATGGCGCCCTCCCTTCCCTTTTGGCCTCCTCCCCTGCTGGAATCGGTGAGCGTGGGTTTGTAAACATGAAGGTGGAGCTGGACAGTGGGCAACGATACCCGAATCAGTTATCTCTTATTTCCCTGCTCAAAGACAATGGCTACCATACGCATTTCTACTATGGCGGCTGGATCGACTTTGACAATATTGGCGTGTATTTGCGTCATTTGGGTATTGATGAATACAGCAGTGATGTAGATTTTGATCCGGAAGTTTACTTGAAAAATGATGGCTCCCGAAACAAGATGGTCTGGGGATACAACGACAAAGATGTCTTTCGATTTTCGTTGCTTGAAATGGACCAATCAGCCCGTCCAAAACCCTACCTAAACATTTACCAGACCCTGAGCATTCATAGCCCATTCAACCTGGTAGAAGAGCATTATTACGACCAAGAATTCCAACAAAAGCGGATAGATCAATTACCTAACATCGATCGAGAACGCGTAAGCAAGATACCGAATGCTCCTCTGGCCTCTATTCTGTTTGCGGATGATGCATTGAGGCAATTTATGCAGGCCTATCAACACCGCCCGGATTTTGAGGAAACGATCTTTATCATTACCGGTGATCATGCCATCGACTTGGGATTGGATCAAGGGCCATTTAAGAATTACCGCATTCCGCTCATGATCTATTCTCCAAATCTTAAGCGAACGGGGCATTTTCCGGGCTTGCATTCTCATTTGGACGTATTGCCCAGTCTTCAGGCCTTGCTTCAGGAGAATTATGGTCTTTCTTTTCCAGGCAATCAGCCCTGGATGGGGAATGGCCTGGACACCGTGCCCACTTTCCAATCCAATCAGATTATTCCGCTGAATATCCAAGCCATGGAGTTACCCAATTTCGTGTATCGCAATCAAGTGGTTTGGGGCAACGAGGTATACCGCATTCAATCGAACCTAAGCCTTATTCCAGAACCCGATGCCGTTCCTCGCGAAGAGGCCATGAAAGCCTTTGAGGATTACCGGTACATCAACCAATATGTCTGCCGATCTGATAAAATCTGGCCAGCACCTGTGAAGCAGCTCGAATTCTAA
- a CDS encoding S8 family serine peptidase — MTGFKFLQVVLVTLLCSTVTYAQQNYTLSFKSLELTPEVSSDFNKDLASLDRYQGKRYGIIQFLSIPNQEVQLTLEQRGIQLLEYMPNLAYFVAVDDQAIEQDWSGLGIRSVLELPYVAKLQPELVQLPYPEHALEDGLLMINIKLHEGINPAHVVANIEYLAGSVEKVNEKAGLLRAYLPPQNLRNLGELAAIQYIEPIDAPGEPENDRAAATHRVSALSRTTTGLSKDLNGEGIHVMLQDDGIIGPHIDYQGRIGMQYVNFNTGDHGDHTGGTIMAAGNLNPKYQGMAPASILYVYGAAGQGYPGFDSAYSHYNKHEIRITSTSYSNGCNAGYTSLARELDVQTNDMEDLTHVFSAGNSGTSNCGYGAGQFWGNITGGHKVAKNVITVGNLNHLDQINTSSSRGPAADGRIKPDVTAVGTDVMSTTNDHNYVRKTGTSMSCPGVSGTMAVLYQAFKEHNSNQYPDATLMKGILCNTADDLGEKGADFVYGFGRVNARKAYKVIESKNYKLDSLSNGDSMNITVQVPGNQPGSVRFMLVWNDPPGAVGSSNPLVNDLDIRVSEPLGQSHLPLVPDHNPANVADPAIERVDRLNNIEQVVIDSPLPGNYQVTIKAHQIPMGKQSFYLTWWVEEEAVVLEYPVGGEKWVPSESETIRWSAPDGNDPFDIELSLDSGNSWTVLANVPPNQRYYQWTVPSGITNTGKAIIRIINGNLVDESELFSIMHVPTAMSVERACPDTLKLRWIPTPGATHYTVYRLGAKYMDSIATTTNPNVYITNNYHPYTEYWFAVSAHGPDDAVSRRSEAIRKAPGLLNCQLDEDLELVEFVSNLSTVQSCSQGSDLEVTVKVKNAGGVNSSNFDLILDVNGNAVTETFNLPIAPGTDVDYTFTHKPTLSIGPNDIEVTLDYSPDQNVFNDTLDASVDMISGVTYSACHRTDFENFTNCGTESDCGAEVCDLIDGWLNEANDVVDDIDWRVNSGTTPSNSTGPVVDHTTTSPLGKYLYLEASGCYDHEAHLISPCIDLSNAYAPKLSFWYHMNGSNMGTLSGDILVDGAWVEDIFTPLTGNKGGSWLNQEVDLSAYVGKVIQIRLVGRTGNNFRSDMALDDINFIDAPLAGFEWKQQNGFTVDFTDTSKVANSWSWDFGDGGTDTVANPTHNYGQNGIFLVKLKVENECGVDSVQRGIQIFETSVTEWEGNDALSIYPVPMDQQLHVDLSEWPAEVGTIRLVDPLGRTVASSEVNGQSLVILQVDHLRAGTYILELESEAQVVRRTLIHR, encoded by the coding sequence AGTTGTTGGAATACATGCCAAACCTGGCCTACTTTGTGGCCGTTGACGATCAGGCCATTGAGCAGGATTGGTCTGGTTTGGGAATTCGATCGGTTTTGGAACTTCCCTATGTAGCCAAATTGCAACCAGAGTTGGTTCAATTACCTTATCCAGAGCATGCCTTGGAAGACGGTTTGTTGATGATCAATATCAAACTTCATGAAGGCATCAATCCAGCCCATGTCGTGGCGAACATCGAATACCTCGCTGGATCGGTTGAAAAAGTAAACGAGAAAGCCGGATTGCTTAGAGCTTATTTGCCTCCTCAAAACCTGCGCAATTTGGGAGAGCTTGCTGCTATTCAATACATTGAGCCTATTGATGCTCCTGGCGAACCTGAAAACGATCGGGCAGCAGCCACGCACAGAGTATCAGCTTTGTCCCGCACCACCACCGGATTGTCCAAAGATCTAAATGGGGAAGGTATTCACGTCATGCTACAGGATGATGGAATCATCGGTCCGCACATCGATTACCAAGGACGGATTGGCATGCAATACGTCAATTTCAACACAGGTGATCACGGAGACCACACGGGTGGTACCATTATGGCAGCTGGTAACCTGAACCCAAAATACCAGGGAATGGCCCCGGCTTCGATTCTTTATGTATATGGAGCAGCAGGTCAAGGATACCCTGGATTTGACTCAGCGTATAGCCATTACAACAAACATGAGATTAGAATTACCTCTACTTCTTATTCCAATGGATGTAATGCCGGATATACCTCCCTTGCCCGAGAGTTGGATGTTCAAACCAATGACATGGAAGACCTTACTCACGTGTTTTCAGCTGGAAACAGTGGGACCTCGAATTGCGGTTACGGAGCCGGACAGTTTTGGGGTAATATCACCGGTGGGCACAAGGTGGCCAAAAACGTAATCACCGTTGGAAACCTAAATCACTTGGATCAGATCAATACTTCCAGTAGCCGTGGTCCAGCCGCTGATGGGCGAATTAAGCCTGATGTGACGGCGGTAGGAACGGATGTGATGTCCACCACCAATGATCACAACTATGTACGTAAAACAGGAACATCGATGTCTTGTCCTGGCGTTTCAGGAACCATGGCTGTTCTTTATCAAGCCTTTAAGGAGCATAACAGCAATCAGTATCCGGATGCGACCTTGATGAAAGGAATTTTGTGCAACACTGCCGATGACCTCGGTGAGAAGGGCGCTGACTTTGTTTATGGATTTGGTCGGGTAAATGCTCGTAAGGCCTACAAGGTGATCGAATCGAAGAATTATAAACTGGATTCACTTTCCAATGGCGACTCCATGAATATTACGGTTCAGGTTCCAGGAAATCAGCCTGGAAGTGTTCGCTTTATGTTGGTGTGGAACGATCCTCCAGGAGCGGTTGGATCTTCCAATCCTTTGGTTAATGACTTGGATATTCGTGTGTCTGAGCCATTAGGACAATCTCACCTTCCATTAGTACCGGATCACAATCCTGCTAATGTAGCTGACCCTGCTATTGAAAGAGTGGATCGCTTAAATAACATTGAACAAGTGGTTATCGATTCACCGCTTCCTGGTAATTATCAGGTGACCATCAAAGCGCATCAAATTCCAATGGGAAAACAATCTTTCTACCTCACCTGGTGGGTAGAGGAAGAAGCAGTAGTGCTTGAATACCCCGTTGGCGGCGAGAAATGGGTTCCTTCTGAATCTGAAACCATTCGCTGGTCGGCTCCCGATGGAAACGATCCATTTGATATTGAGTTGTCTTTGGATTCTGGAAATTCTTGGACGGTTTTGGCCAACGTGCCGCCGAATCAGCGTTATTACCAATGGACTGTGCCAAGTGGAATTACCAATACGGGTAAAGCCATTATTCGCATTATCAATGGCAACCTTGTTGATGAGAGTGAATTGTTTTCCATTATGCATGTTCCTACTGCTATGAGTGTTGAGCGTGCCTGTCCGGATACCTTGAAGCTACGATGGATTCCAACTCCAGGTGCTACTCATTATACGGTTTATCGTTTGGGAGCTAAATACATGGACTCAATTGCTACAACTACAAATCCTAATGTTTACATCACCAATAACTATCATCCCTATACCGAATACTGGTTTGCTGTGAGCGCCCACGGTCCTGATGATGCCGTGAGCCGCAGATCTGAAGCTATTCGCAAGGCGCCAGGATTGCTCAACTGTCAATTGGATGAAGACCTGGAATTGGTGGAATTTGTATCCAATCTTTCCACGGTACAAAGCTGTTCTCAAGGATCCGATTTAGAGGTGACTGTGAAAGTGAAGAATGCCGGTGGAGTGAATAGCTCGAACTTCGATCTCATTTTGGATGTGAATGGAAATGCGGTTACCGAAACCTTCAATTTACCGATTGCTCCAGGTACAGACGTGGATTACACCTTCACGCATAAACCTACGTTGAGTATTGGCCCCAATGACATTGAAGTAACTTTGGACTACAGTCCTGATCAAAATGTATTCAACGATACTCTCGATGCCAGCGTAGACATGATTTCAGGGGTAACCTACTCCGCTTGTCACCGTACAGATTTCGAGAATTTTACGAATTGCGGAACCGAATCAGATTGTGGTGCCGAGGTTTGTGACTTGATTGATGGTTGGTTGAATGAAGCCAACGATGTGGTTGACGATATAGACTGGCGGGTGAATAGCGGAACTACTCCTTCTAACAGTACAGGGCCCGTAGTTGATCACACAACGACATCTCCTTTAGGAAAATACTTGTACCTGGAAGCATCAGGTTGTTACGACCACGAAGCTCACCTCATTTCTCCATGTATTGATTTGTCCAATGCCTATGCACCTAAATTGTCCTTCTGGTACCATATGAATGGTAGCAACATGGGAACCCTTTCTGGTGATATTCTGGTAGATGGTGCCTGGGTAGAAGATATTTTTACCCCGCTTACTGGAAACAAGGGCGGAAGCTGGTTGAATCAAGAAGTTGATTTAAGTGCCTATGTAGGTAAAGTCATTCAAATTCGCTTGGTTGGAAGAACCGGAAACAACTTCCGCAGTGATATGGCCCTTGATGATATTAATTTCATTGATGCGCCATTGGCAGGATTTGAATGGAAACAGCAAAACGGTTTTACAGTGGACTTTACCGATACTTCCAAGGTAGCTAATAGCTGGTCTTGGGACTTTGGTGATGGAGGAACAGATACGGTTGCTAACCCCACTCACAACTATGGTCAGAATGGAATATTCCTGGTAAAGCTCAAAGTAGAGAATGAATGCGGTGTTGATTCTGTTCAACGTGGAATTCAGATTTTTGAAACCAGCGTGACTGAATGGGAAGGCAATGATGCCCTGAGCATTTACCCCGTTCCAATGGACCAGCAACTACATGTGGATTTGAGCGAATGGCCTGCTGAGGTTGGAACCATTCGTTTGGTGGATCCGCTCGGAAGAACGGTAGCGTCTTCTGAGGTGAATGGACAGTCTTTGGTCATTCTGCAGGTGGATCATTTACGAGCTGGAACTTATATACTTGAATTGGAATCTGAAGCTCAGGTGGTTCGACGTACACTCATTCACCGCTAA
- a CDS encoding flavohemoglobin expression-modulating QEGLA motif protein: MLRLSVDEIIQKIESGQTFEAISQDRSFRIKIEKYVPFLCAAIHNGHGLRPELEEISALSEYERWYEEDPYTIDFVRSFPMTIEGMDSRYEYDLNRGPEGAVFEEAWGKQVWTRSLSDQEKQQSLDKHAAFYQVIDALCAAMMDRFSGGLVYDIHSYNYKRHDRETPVFNIGSERVDQHKFGAQVEKWRDELSKIKLPNTHNLTQINGIFYGRGYLLEHVSKRFEDILVLATEVKKVYCDELTGESFPKVIEALHQGFKRAILNHTSQFSKKKTTYRIKKKSELLSGTLSETISKIDRLLYRTVRDFELLEFVNPVNLEQERRRFYASNYQRIPQFHYKQIHLDTWRLKRTLSQLPIEDIRDISIQNLYKEVAQAYMDKIDMLSTLGTSKFKFNSLRYFGEPSAKDIDNARYLLYCPDFQTVEENADLDVEDASDLFRSLGNEYGFEFKIKVSDRVVSPATVLNARKTVVLKKGAQFSQRSLQALGNHEIGVHMVTTMNSNIQPLKIFNVGLPRNTMTQEGLAVLSELLSGSMGMTRLWELAHRVFAVKSVVDGASFVETFKMLHEDFQLDRDRAFNLSTRVHRGGGFTKEHLYLEGFRRVLKRYKAGVKLDNLLIGKTSLEFHDTINEMIERKILSKPHYVTKPFNDPVDIHPNLSYVLSGLK, encoded by the coding sequence ATGCTTAGGTTATCAGTTGATGAGATCATCCAAAAAATAGAAAGTGGCCAAACCTTTGAGGCCATTTCTCAAGACCGCTCCTTCCGAATAAAAATTGAAAAGTACGTTCCCTTTCTATGTGCCGCTATTCACAATGGCCATGGATTGAGACCGGAATTAGAAGAAATAAGTGCCCTTAGCGAATACGAAAGATGGTATGAGGAAGATCCCTATACCATTGATTTTGTCCGTTCCTTCCCGATGACCATCGAAGGCATGGATTCGCGCTACGAATACGATTTGAATCGGGGGCCAGAAGGCGCCGTTTTTGAAGAAGCCTGGGGCAAACAAGTTTGGACCCGCTCACTTTCAGATCAGGAAAAACAACAGAGTTTAGATAAACATGCCGCTTTTTACCAGGTAATTGACGCGTTGTGCGCAGCCATGATGGATCGTTTTTCCGGTGGTTTGGTTTACGACATTCACTCCTACAACTACAAACGCCACGATCGGGAAACACCTGTTTTCAATATCGGAAGCGAACGGGTAGACCAGCACAAGTTTGGTGCTCAGGTTGAAAAATGGAGAGACGAGCTGAGCAAAATCAAATTGCCGAATACCCACAACCTGACCCAGATCAACGGAATCTTCTACGGCAGAGGATATCTACTGGAGCATGTCTCCAAGAGATTTGAGGATATTTTGGTGCTCGCCACTGAGGTCAAGAAAGTGTATTGCGATGAACTTACCGGGGAGAGTTTCCCAAAAGTGATCGAAGCCCTGCACCAGGGATTTAAGCGAGCTATTCTTAACCACACCTCTCAGTTTTCCAAGAAGAAGACCACGTACCGAATCAAGAAGAAATCGGAGCTGTTGAGTGGAACCCTTTCAGAGACCATCTCTAAAATTGACCGCCTTCTGTATCGAACGGTACGCGATTTTGAATTGTTGGAATTCGTCAACCCGGTAAATCTGGAACAGGAAAGAAGGCGTTTTTATGCTTCCAACTACCAGCGGATTCCTCAGTTTCATTACAAACAGATTCACCTCGATACCTGGCGACTGAAGCGTACCTTGTCTCAATTGCCCATTGAGGATATTCGTGATATTTCTATCCAAAACCTGTACAAGGAAGTAGCTCAGGCTTACATGGACAAAATTGATATGCTGTCCACTTTGGGTACTTCCAAGTTTAAGTTTAACTCCCTTCGCTATTTTGGAGAGCCTTCGGCCAAGGATATTGACAATGCCCGCTATTTGCTGTACTGCCCGGATTTTCAAACGGTAGAAGAAAATGCCGACTTGGATGTGGAAGACGCTTCAGACCTATTTCGGTCTTTGGGTAACGAGTATGGGTTCGAATTTAAGATTAAGGTAAGCGATCGGGTAGTTTCACCAGCAACGGTATTGAATGCTCGAAAAACGGTTGTTTTGAAGAAAGGCGCGCAGTTTAGCCAGCGTTCTCTACAGGCTTTAGGAAATCATGAAATAGGGGTGCACATGGTAACCACTATGAATTCCAATATTCAACCCCTTAAAATATTTAATGTAGGCTTGCCGAGAAATACCATGACGCAGGAAGGATTGGCTGTGCTTAGCGAATTGCTTTCGGGAAGTATGGGAATGACTCGGTTATGGGAATTGGCTCATCGGGTTTTTGCAGTAAAGTCGGTGGTCGATGGAGCATCCTTTGTGGAAACGTTCAAGATGCTGCACGAAGATTTTCAATTGGATCGGGACCGGGCGTTTAACCTGAGTACTCGTGTTCACCGTGGAGGCGGATTTACTAAAGAGCATTTGTATCTGGAAGGTTTCCGTCGGGTGCTTAAGCGGTACAAAGCGGGGGTAAAGTTGGATAACCTGCTGATCGGGAAGACTTCTTTGGAATTTCACGATACGATTAATGAGATGATTGAGCGGAAGATTTTGTCAAAACCTCATTATGTAACCAAGCCTTTCAATGATCCGGTAGACATTCATCCGAATCTTTCTTACGTGTTATCCGGCTTGAAGTAA
- a CDS encoding glycerophosphodiester phosphodiesterase, with protein MVFRYSLILSLFIFGACTSVPPAQEELALPHVLGHRGSGSGCRVMGQDSICENSYPAVIMGLDHYQGVEVDIQMSADGTLWMYHDALMIDQDSNQLCIPQSGDFEIRQMASRVRAYKYLAPLDTIFDYHRKYGLLQSISLDVKGYFSEACFPGQNADQKYLLGLADSLVQLIHRYEMTPFVMVETDYQDVLDRIRSRSDSIPCYLLAYGHWEKAKQIIQEKGYQGLSYSFSDPELTPEKVEAVRKAGWKVQIWTPNGREALYQAWSLQPDYIQTDDSKAVRWIQQWNDSLYSLRTPKTPS; from the coding sequence ATGGTGTTTCGCTACAGCCTCATTCTTTCCCTATTCATTTTCGGGGCGTGTACCTCAGTACCTCCAGCTCAGGAGGAATTGGCCTTACCCCACGTTCTGGGCCATCGCGGCAGTGGAAGCGGTTGTCGGGTAATGGGACAAGATAGTATCTGCGAAAACAGCTATCCAGCCGTCATTATGGGATTGGACCACTATCAAGGAGTGGAAGTCGATATTCAGATGAGTGCCGATGGAACCCTCTGGATGTACCACGATGCTTTAATGATAGATCAAGACTCAAACCAACTTTGCATTCCTCAATCCGGAGATTTTGAAATTCGCCAAATGGCCAGCCGCGTTCGTGCCTACAAATACCTGGCTCCCTTAGATACGATTTTTGACTACCACCGTAAATATGGTCTTCTCCAATCTATTTCTCTGGACGTTAAAGGGTATTTCTCCGAGGCGTGTTTTCCCGGTCAAAATGCCGATCAGAAATACTTATTAGGCTTAGCTGATTCATTGGTCCAACTCATTCATCGGTATGAGATGACTCCCTTTGTGATGGTAGAAACAGACTACCAGGATGTATTGGATCGGATTCGCTCCCGATCGGATTCCATTCCCTGTTACCTGCTGGCTTATGGCCACTGGGAAAAGGCCAAACAGATTATTCAGGAGAAAGGTTATCAGGGTTTGTCCTACTCCTTCTCCGATCCCGAATTGACGCCTGAAAAAGTTGAAGCCGTCCGAAAAGCGGGGTGGAAAGTACAGATTTGGACGCCTAATGGCCGGGAGGCACTCTATCAAGCGTGGAGTTTGCAACCCGATTATATCCAAACAGATGATTCCAAAGCCGTTAGATGGATTCAGCAGTGGAATGATTCTTTGTACTCGCTAAGGACACCTAAAACGCCTTCATGA